The following are encoded in a window of Flavobacterium cupriresistens genomic DNA:
- a CDS encoding acyl carrier protein: MSDIASRVKAIIVDKLGVDENEVVTEASFTNDLGADSLDTVELIMEFEKEFDIQIPDDQAENIATVGQAISYIEEAKK, from the coding sequence ATGTCAGACATTGCATCAAGAGTAAAAGCGATTATCGTAGACAAATTAGGTGTTGACGAAAACGAAGTTGTAACAGAAGCAAGCTTCACTAATGATTTAGGAGCTGACTCATTAGACACTGTTGAGCTTATTATGGAATTCGAAAAAGAATTTGATATCCAAATTCCAGACGATCAAGCAGAAAACATTGCTACTGTTGGTCAAGCTATTTCTTATATCGAAGAAGCTAAAAAATAA
- a CDS encoding IPExxxVDY family protein, whose translation MAIHRLDLDEFDEIDYYLMAIHTSLEDYRLAYFINKKLPINLSKSKNEIHAQTKEGEANFSRFYYYDSEKAVSWNLIQNKHEIISVSTNDFQNLFSDETSEVSTTIHLLPEFKKVDFFLKIENSDEAIDFSEIQQQLNAIESIAAIYVVDTNKIKSKNNLIF comes from the coding sequence ATGGCAATTCATAGATTGGATTTAGACGAATTTGACGAAATTGATTATTATTTAATGGCAATTCATACTTCATTAGAAGATTATAGATTGGCCTATTTTATCAATAAAAAACTTCCTATTAACTTAAGTAAGAGTAAGAACGAGATCCATGCTCAAACTAAAGAAGGTGAGGCAAATTTCTCCAGATTTTACTATTATGATTCCGAGAAAGCCGTTTCATGGAATTTGATTCAGAATAAACATGAAATCATTTCAGTGAGTACAAATGATTTCCAGAATTTGTTTTCCGATGAAACGAGTGAGGTTTCTACAACAATTCATTTACTTCCTGAATTCAAAAAAGTAGATTTTTTCCTGAAAATTGAGAATAGCGACGAGGCTATTGATTTTTCAGAAATCCAACAACAGCTAAATGCAATAGAGAGTATCGCAGCTATATATGTTGTGGATACAAACAAAATAAAGTCAAAAAACAATTTAATTTTTTAA
- the rnc gene encoding ribonuclease III — MNIIKKIFSKSRSQEDGIFFGSIQKILGFQPGSIDFYKKAFTHRSSNKQDEKGNPINYERLEFLGDAMLSAVIAAHLFNKAPNGDEGYLTKMRSKIVSREHLNELGKDLNLVRFVESKVPIHHFGENIHGNIFESLIGAIYLDKGYPFCEKFIQKRVITPYVDIARLEGKVISYKSLVIEWCQKEKKIFHYDIFEDNGIDGQRLFGVKLSIDDKVIARARATSKKKAEEKASQRAYFAFQEKIDKK, encoded by the coding sequence ATGAATATTATCAAAAAAATATTTTCGAAATCCCGTTCTCAAGAAGACGGGATTTTTTTTGGCAGTATTCAGAAAATACTGGGTTTTCAGCCCGGTTCAATTGATTTTTATAAGAAAGCGTTTACGCACCGATCTTCTAATAAGCAAGACGAAAAGGGAAATCCGATTAATTACGAACGTCTGGAATTTCTGGGTGATGCCATGTTAAGTGCTGTAATTGCAGCGCATCTGTTTAACAAAGCACCCAATGGAGATGAAGGTTATTTGACAAAAATGCGTTCGAAAATCGTGAGCCGTGAGCATTTGAATGAATTGGGGAAAGATTTGAATTTAGTTCGCTTTGTAGAGAGCAAAGTACCCATTCATCATTTTGGAGAAAATATTCATGGTAATATTTTTGAATCTCTTATTGGCGCTATTTATCTCGATAAAGGATATCCTTTTTGTGAAAAGTTTATTCAAAAAAGAGTCATTACACCTTATGTAGACATTGCCCGACTTGAAGGGAAAGTAATTAGTTATAAAAGTCTGGTTATCGAATGGTGTCAGAAAGAAAAAAAGATCTTTCACTATGATATTTTCGAGGACAACGGAATTGATGGTCAACGTTTGTTTGGCGTAAAATTAAGTATAGACGATAAAGTAATTGCGAGAGCAAGAGCAACTTCAAAAAAGAAAGCAGAAGAAAAAGCATCACAAAGAGCTTATTTTGCATTTCAAGAAAAAATAGATAAGAAATAA
- the fabF gene encoding beta-ketoacyl-ACP synthase II, with translation MALRRVVVTGLGALTPIGNNIQEYWDALVNGVSGAAPITYYDTEKHKTKFACEVKNFNIEDFMDRKESRRLDKFAQYAVAASDEAIKDAGLTDDNIDKQRVGVIWGAGIGGLETFQEEVIYYAKGDGTPKFNPFFIPKMIADIAPAHISMRNGYMGPNYTTVSACASSANALIDAFNYIRLGMCDVIVSGGSEAAITIAGMGGFNSMHALSTRNESPQTASRPFDGTRDGFVLGEGAGALVLEDYEHAKARGAKIYCEIGGGGMSSDAYHLTAPHPEGIGVIAVMKNTLRDAGMNPEDVDHINTHGTSTPLGDVAELKAISAVFGEHAKNININSTKSMTGHLLGAAGAIEAIASILAMKHGIVPPTINHTVVDEKIDPSLNLTLNKPQKREVNVAMSNTFGFGGHNACVLFKKLVD, from the coding sequence ATGGCATTAAGGCGAGTTGTTGTAACAGGATTAGGTGCTCTTACTCCTATCGGGAATAATATCCAGGAATATTGGGACGCACTTGTGAATGGAGTTAGCGGAGCCGCTCCTATCACATATTATGATACAGAGAAGCATAAGACGAAATTTGCCTGTGAAGTAAAAAACTTCAATATTGAAGATTTTATGGATCGCAAAGAATCTCGAAGATTAGACAAATTTGCACAATATGCAGTTGCTGCCAGTGATGAAGCTATTAAAGATGCTGGACTTACAGATGATAATATCGACAAACAAAGAGTTGGTGTTATTTGGGGAGCAGGAATTGGAGGTTTAGAAACTTTTCAGGAAGAGGTAATTTATTATGCAAAAGGGGACGGAACTCCAAAGTTTAATCCGTTTTTTATACCTAAAATGATTGCCGATATAGCTCCTGCGCATATTTCGATGCGTAATGGTTATATGGGACCAAATTATACTACTGTTTCTGCATGTGCATCTTCTGCAAATGCATTAATTGATGCTTTCAACTACATTCGTTTAGGAATGTGTGATGTTATTGTTTCAGGTGGTTCAGAAGCAGCAATTACGATTGCCGGTATGGGAGGTTTTAATTCTATGCACGCTTTATCAACAAGAAACGAAAGTCCACAAACCGCTTCAAGACCTTTTGACGGAACCAGAGACGGTTTTGTTTTAGGAGAAGGAGCAGGAGCTTTGGTTCTTGAAGATTACGAACATGCTAAAGCTCGTGGCGCAAAAATTTATTGCGAAATTGGCGGAGGCGGAATGTCATCTGATGCGTACCACTTAACAGCACCACATCCGGAAGGAATCGGGGTTATTGCAGTAATGAAAAATACATTGAGAGATGCCGGAATGAATCCTGAAGATGTTGATCACATCAACACACACGGAACTTCTACTCCTCTTGGTGATGTAGCAGAATTAAAAGCGATTAGTGCTGTTTTTGGCGAACATGCAAAAAACATCAATATCAACTCTACTAAATCGATGACAGGTCACTTGCTTGGTGCTGCCGGAGCTATTGAAGCAATTGCTTCTATTTTGGCAATGAAACACGGTATTGTGCCACCAACAATCAATCATACGGTTGTTGACGAAAAGATTGATCCATCATTAAACCTTACCTTAAACAAACCTCAGAAAAGAGAAGTAAATGTTGCTATGAGTAACACTTTTGGTTTTGGAGGACATAATGCTTGTGTATTGTTTAAAAAATTAGTTGACTAG
- the purN gene encoding phosphoribosylglycinamide formyltransferase — protein MKKIIVFASGSGSNAENIIKHFAKTKIAKVVSVFTNNASAKVIERAKNHQIPIEIFSKTELLERKIVQKIEEIDPDLIVLAGFLLKFPESIIEKYPNKIINIHPALLPNYGGKGMYGMHIHRAVVENKEKETGISIHFVNEHYDEGAIIFQKSVALTDEDTPETVAEKIHGLEQKYFPEIISRLLED, from the coding sequence ATGAAAAAAATTATTGTTTTTGCCTCAGGATCAGGAAGTAATGCAGAAAACATTATAAAGCACTTCGCAAAAACCAAAATTGCAAAAGTCGTTTCTGTCTTTACCAATAATGCTTCGGCAAAAGTTATTGAAAGAGCCAAAAATCATCAAATTCCTATCGAAATCTTTTCGAAAACCGAACTTCTGGAAAGAAAAATAGTGCAAAAAATAGAAGAAATCGATCCGGATTTGATTGTACTCGCCGGTTTTTTGCTGAAATTCCCGGAAAGCATAATCGAGAAATATCCTAATAAAATAATCAACATCCATCCTGCCCTTTTACCTAATTATGGAGGAAAAGGAATGTACGGCATGCACATACACAGGGCGGTAGTAGAAAACAAAGAAAAAGAAACCGGAATCTCCATTCATTTTGTAAACGAACATTATGATGAAGGTGCTATAATTTTCCAGAAAAGTGTAGCCCTGACAGATGAAGATACACCGGAAACAGTAGCCGAAAAGATCCATGGACTGGAACAAAAGTATTTTCCGGAAATCATTTCCCGTTTACTGGAAGATTAA